A region from the Sphingopyxis lindanitolerans genome encodes:
- a CDS encoding cation:proton antiporter has product MIISVIALACAGSAIAAILARWMPRALLPALVLEIAFGILIGPNGMALLAPGPAMEMLAKLGFGVLMLIAGLEIDLGMLLARGQKAKQASPLMLAVMMSLMTVVMAAFGAWLLLDSSTPLLHLAIYAVILSTTSVGIVVPTIQERRLADGAYGQTILSTALLADFFTMIAISSLAGIVVSGRAEGALGSLALVGIAGLAIWLLPKLLARVPAAQLDSRTSLPLVRLSLALLFMVAWLAERLESELVLAAFLAGLLLGQIIPRNSHRRETLEAIGYGFIVPFFFINVGLKFDIPALFASPKALLLVPGFVAVAFANKIIPALLLVPAHGRKMAVAAGLLLSARLSLIVAASDIATRIGVLDTATNAAMVLVAIISAALAPLLFNILVDRKAPILANAEA; this is encoded by the coding sequence ATCGCCTTCGGCATCCTGATCGGTCCCAACGGCATGGCGCTGCTGGCGCCGGGACCGGCCATGGAAATGCTCGCCAAGCTGGGATTCGGCGTGCTGATGCTGATCGCCGGACTGGAAATCGATCTCGGCATGCTGCTCGCGCGCGGGCAGAAGGCGAAGCAGGCGAGTCCGCTCATGCTCGCGGTGATGATGTCGCTGATGACCGTGGTCATGGCCGCGTTCGGCGCCTGGCTGTTGCTCGACTCCTCGACGCCGCTGCTGCATCTGGCGATCTATGCCGTGATCCTGTCGACGACGTCGGTCGGGATCGTCGTGCCGACCATACAGGAACGACGCCTGGCCGACGGCGCCTATGGCCAGACCATCCTCTCCACCGCGTTGCTCGCGGATTTTTTCACGATGATCGCCATCTCGTCCCTGGCCGGCATCGTCGTCAGCGGCCGCGCCGAGGGCGCATTGGGCAGCCTGGCGCTCGTCGGCATCGCCGGGCTGGCGATCTGGCTGCTGCCCAAGCTGCTGGCGCGGGTGCCGGCCGCGCAGTTGGACAGCCGGACCAGCCTGCCGTTGGTCAGGCTCAGCCTGGCGCTGCTGTTCATGGTCGCCTGGCTCGCGGAGCGGCTGGAATCCGAACTGGTGCTGGCGGCCTTCCTCGCCGGATTGCTGCTGGGGCAGATCATCCCCCGCAACAGCCATCGGCGCGAGACGCTGGAAGCGATCGGCTACGGCTTCATCGTTCCCTTCTTCTTCATCAATGTCGGCCTGAAATTCGACATTCCCGCCCTCTTCGCCTCGCCCAAGGCCTTGCTGCTGGTGCCGGGCTTCGTGGCGGTCGCCTTCGCCAACAAGATCATTCCCGCATTGCTGCTGGTTCCGGCGCATGGTCGGAAGATGGCCGTCGCGGCCGGCCTGCTGCTGAGCGCCCGCCTCAGCCTGATCGTCGCCGCGTCCGACATTGCGACGCGGATCGGCGTGCTCGATACGGCGACCAATGCGGCCATGGTGCTGGTTGCCATCATCAGCGCAGCCCTGGCGCCCCTTCTGTTCAACATATTGGTCGATCGGAAAGCGCCCATATTGGCGAATGCCGAAGCGTAA